GCGCATTGTGCTGGTCTCCATGGAACCGTCCACCCCTCTGGTGCTGTTGGGACCCATGCATTCTGCCGCTTCCGCGTCACGGGTTCCTCAAAGCCGCGCAAAAGAAACCGGGCCCCGCATCTCCGAAGAGATGCGGGGCCCGGTCGGTCCGGCTACTGCTGAGACCCGAGGGCTCAGACGGAGGCCGGGTCCTCCTCGACGAGGAGGTTGCGCGTGCGGTTGGCGTCCAGCGCGATGCCGGGGCCCATCGTGGTGGCCAGGGTGGCCTTCTTGATGTAGCGGCCCTTCGCGGCGGACGGCTTCAGACGGAGGATCTCCTCCAGCGCCGCGGCGTAGTTCTCGACCAGCTTCGTCTCGTCGAAGGAAACCTTGCCGATGATGAAGTGCAGGTTCGAGTGCTTGTCGACGCGGAACTCGATCTTGCCGCCCTTGATGTCGTTGACAGCCTTCACGACGTCGGGGGTGACGGTGCCGGTCTTCGGGTTCGGCATCAGACCACGCGGACCGAGCACGCGGCCGAGGCGGCCGACCTTGCCCATGAGGTCCGGGGTGGCGACGACGGCGTCGAAGTCCAGACGGCCCTTCGCGACCTCGTCGATGAGCTCGTCGGAGCCGACGATGTCGGCGCCCGCGGCGAGCGCGGCCTCAGCACGGTCGCCGGTCGCGAAGACCAGGACCCGGGCGGTCTTACCGGTGCCGTGCGGGAGGTTCACGGTGCCACGGACCATCTGGTCGGCCTTGCGCGGGTCGACGCCCAGACGCATGGCGACCTCGACGGTGCCGTCGAACTTCGTGGCGGAGGTCTCCTTGGCGAGACGGACGGCCTCGAGCGGGGGGTAGATGCGCCCCGCGTCGATCTTGGCGTCCGCAGCGCGGAGAGTCTTGCTGCGCTTCACTGCTGCTCCTGTGGTGTCAGGTGTGGAGTCGTGGTGCGGACCAGCGCTGGTCCTACCACTGGAAGGTCAGACGGGGGGCTGGATCAGCCCTCGACCGTGATGCCCATGGAACGGGCGGTGCCAGCGATGATCTTCGACGCGGCGTCGAGGTCGTTGGCGTTCAGGTCGGGGAGCTTGACCGTGGCGATGTCGCGGACCTGGGCAGCCGTGAGCTTGGCGACCTTGGTCTTGTGCGGCTCGCCGGAGCCCTTGTCCACACCTGCGGCCTTGAGGATCAGCTTCGCGGCCGGCGGAGTCTTGGTGATGAAGGTGAAGGAACGGTCTTCGTAGACCGTGATCTCCACCGGCACGACCATGCCACGCTGCGACTCGGTCGCGGCGTTGTAGGCCTTGCAGAACTCCATGATGTTGACGCCGTGCTGGCCCAGTGCGGGACCGACCGGCGGCGCCGGGTTAGCGGCGCCCGCGTTGATCTGGAGCTTGATAAGCCCCGTGACCTTCTTCTTCTTGGGAGGCATTGCTCTCTCCGGGTCCTAGTGAGAGTTTTTCGCCCACATCCGGTCATCCGGACGGAGGCATACCGCACAACGATAACGGGTATAGCTGCGCGACCAAAAACCAAGCAGGTCAGACCGGCTGCGAGAGCCTGTCTGACCTGGTCGGTAGGCGTGTGTCCAGAGAGAACTAGTTCTTCTGGATCTGGTCGAAGCTGAGCTCGACCGGAGTCTCGCGGCCGAAGATCTCGACGAGGCCCTTGACCTTCTTCGAGTCGGCGTTGATCTCGTTGATCGTGGCCTGGAGCGTCGCGAACGGGCCGTCGGTGACCGTGACCGAGTCGCCGACCTCGAAGTCCAGCACCTGGACCTCGACCTTGCGCTGCGGCGCCGGCAGACCGGCCTCTTCCGCTGCGGCCTTCGCGGCCTTCTCCTCGGCCTCCGGAGCGAGCATCTTGACGATCTCGTCCAGCGTCAGCGGGTACGGGTCGTAGGCGTTGCCGACGAAGCCGGTGACACCGGGGGTGTTGCGGACAACGCCCCACGACTCGTTGGTGAGGTCCATGCGGACCAGCACGTAACCGGGAAGCTTGTTCTGGCGGACGTTCTTGCGCTCGCCGTTCTTGATCTGGACGATTTCCTCTTCAGGCACCTCGGCCTGATAGATGAACTCCTCCACGTTCAGCGAGACGGCGCGCTGCTCCAGGTTGGCCTTCACGCGCTTCTCGTAGCCGGCGTACGTGTGGATGACGTACCACTCGCCGGGGAGACCGCGGAGCTCCTGGCGCAGGGCCTCGACCGGGTCGAGAACCTCGGCGGGCTCGGCTTCGGCCTCTGCCTCGGCAGGCTCCTCGTCGCCCTCGGCGTCGTCGGCCTCTGCCTCGACTGCGGCCTCGTCCTCATCGCTCTCGGCGACCGCTTCGGCCTCGTCCTCGATGTGAACAGCGGCCTCTTCGGCCGGCTCGCCAGCAGCGGCGTCAGCAGCTTCTGCCTGGTCGGGGTCCACAGCGTCTGCCGCCTCGACGATGTCGAGTTCGGCCTCGGCGGACTCGTTCAGGTTCGGGTCAGACACGGTGGCTGCTTCTTCCTGGATACAAAGGTGTGGAACATGCGAAAGGGGCGCCGCTCCGGGCGCCCTTCGCGGGATCAGCCAAAGACGTACTTGACGGCGTGGTTGAACCCAAAGTCAATCACGGTCACGATGCCGATCATGATGACAACAAAGACAATGACCACTGTCGTGTACGTCGACAGCTGGTTGCGCGTCGGCCAGACGACCTTGCGGAGCTCCGCGACGATCTGGCGGTAGAAGAGCGCGAGACGGCCCAGGGGGCCCTTCTTGCCGCGCTTTCCACCCTTGCGCGCCTTCTTGCTCGACTCCGGCGCCTCATCCTGCGCATCAGGCATGTCGATGGAGCCGACGGCGTCCGTCACGATCTCTCACCTGATTCCGGGTCGTGACCATGCCGCGCCCGGTGGAGCCGCATGGCAATCAATGAAGTACTTACATGCGCACACAACCGGCGAAGGTGTGTGTAGCAGGGCCGGAGGGACTTGAACCCCCAACCGCTGGTTTTGGAGACCAGTGCTCTACCAATTGAGCTACGACCCTTTGTTGTTCCCCCAACCTACCGCATCCGGGGATGTGGTCGGTGTGGGCCAACGGTGAGTGAGTGTACGTGCTCACGGGGCTGACGTCGAACAGATCATTCCTGACCAGTCCGTGAAACCCGTGTGCCGAGCGCGTTTCAGGTCTGGGACGATGGGCCGTATGAGCGCTGCAACTCCTCCTACCGAGCGCAGGGTCTCCGCCCGCATCGGTGCTATCTCCGAGTCCGCGACCCTCGCCGTCGACGCGAAGGCCAAGGCCCTCAAGGCCGCCGGACGCCCGGTGATCGGCTTCGGGGCCGGTGAGCCCGACTTCCCGACGCCCGACTACATCGTCGAGGCCGCGATCGAGGCCTGCCGCAACCCGAAGTACCACCGCTACACCCCGGCCGGCGGGCTCCCCGAGCTCAAGGCCGCCATCGCCGCCAAGACGCTCCGCGACTCCGGTTACGAGGTGGACGCCTCCCAGGTGCTGGTCACCAACGGTGGCAAGCAGGCGATCTACGAGGCCTTCGCCGCGATCCTCGACCCGGGCGACGAGGTCATCGTCCCGGCTCCGTACTGGACGACGTACCCCGAGTCGATCCGTCTCGCCGGCGGTGTCCCGGTCGACGTCGTGGCCGACGAGACCACCGGCTACCGGGTCTCCGTGGAGCAGCTCGAGGCTGCCCGTACGGAGCGGACCAAGGTCGTCCTCTTCGTCTCGCCGTCCAACCCGACCGGCGCCGTATACAGCGAGGCCGACGCCGAGGCGATCGGGCGCTGGGCCGTCGAGCACGGTCTGTGGGTGCTCACGGACGAGATCTACGAGCACCTTGTGTACGGAGATGCGACGTTCACGTCGCTGCCCGCGATCGTGCCCGAGCTGCGCGACAAGTGCATCGTCGTCAACGGCGTCGCCAAGACGTACGCGATGACCGGCTGGCGCGTGGGGTGGATCATCGGCCCGAAGGACGTCGTCAAGGCCGCGACCAACCTGCAGTCGCACGCCACGTCGAACGTCAGCAACGTGGCGCAGGTCGCCGCGCTCGCCGCCGTCTCCGGGAGCCTGGACGCGGTCGCCGAGATGCGGACCGCTTTCGACCGGCGCCGGCAGACCATCGTGCGGATGCTCAGCGAGATCGACGGGGTCGTCTGCCCGACGCCCGAGGGCGCCTTCTACGCGTACCCCTCGGTGAAGGGGCTGCTCGGCAAGGAGATCCGGGGCAAGCGGCCGCAGACCTCGGTCGAGCTCGCCGCGCTGATCCTGGACGAGGTCGAGGTCGCCGTGGTGCCCGGCGAGGCCTTCGGGACCCCGGGCTACCTGCGGCTCTCGTACGCGCTGGGCGACGAGGACCTGATCGAGGGCGTCTCGCGGCTGCAGAAGCTGCTGGGCGAGGCGCGGGACTAGTTTCTCTGCGACTAGTACGGATGCGGGCTTCCGGCTTCGGCCGGGGGCCCGTTTCTTCGTTCGGGCAACTACTCATAAGGGGAAAGCCGCTACCGGGAGGACAGGTCCGTACGGCAGGATCTTGGGATGGAGCACGTACGTGATGTCACGCTGTTGCCGAAGGCCCATCTGCATCTGCACTTCACCGGGTCGATGCGGCCCTCGACCCTGCTGGAGCTGGCCGACAAGTACGGCGTCCACCTGCCCGAGGCGCTGACCGGCGGGGAGCCGCCGAAGCTGCGGGCCACCGACGAGCGGGGCTGGTTCCGCTTCCAGCGGCTCTACGACATCGCGCGGTCTTGCCTGCGCGCCCCTGAGGACATCCAGCGGCTGGTGCGCGAGGCTGCCCAGGAGGATGTGCGGGACGGGTCCGGGTGGCTGGAGATCCAGGTCGATCCGACGTCGTACGCGCCCCTGCTCGGCGGGCTGCTCCCGGCGATGGAGATCATCCTGGACGCGGTCGACTCCGCGTCGCGGGAGACCGGGCTCGGGATGCGGGTGGTCGTCGCGGCGAACCGGATGAAGCATCCGCTGGACGCGCGGACACTGGCGCGGCTCGCGGTGCGGTACGCCGACCGCGGGGTGGTCGGGTTCGGGCTCTCCAACGACGAACGCCGGGGCATGGCAAGGGACTTCGACCGGGCCTTCGCCATCGCACGGGAGGGCGGGCTGCTGGCCGCGCCCCACGGTGGGGAGCTCAGCGGGCCTTCTTCCGTACGGGACTGCCTGGACGACCTGCACGCGACCCGGATCGGGCACGGGGTGCGGGCGGCCGAGGATCCGCGGCTGCTGCGGAAGCTGGCGGAGCGCGGCGTGACGTGCGAGGTGTGTCCGGCGTCCAATGTGGCGCTGGGGGTCTACGAGAAGCCCGAGGACGTGCCGTTGCGGCGGCTGTTCGACGCGGGGGTGCCGATGGCGCTGGGAGCCGACGATCCGCTGCTGTTCGGGTCGCGTCTTGCGGCGCAGTACGAACTGGCGCGCAAGCACCAGGGGTTCACCGACGAGGAGCTGGCCGAGCTGGCGCGGCAGTCGGTCAGGGGGTCGGCGGCGCCGGCCGACGTACGGGAGAAGCTGCTGTCCGGGGTGGACGACTGGCTGGCCGCCTGACCCCGGACACGGGGATTGTTAGGTGAGCTTCGCGCGGTCCGCCGGGGACAGTGCCGTGTACTGGAGCGCCGTCGGCAGGAACTGCGGGTCGAACATCGCTCCGCGGACCTCGTCGGGCACCAGCACGCCACTGACGGCGAAGCCCGGTGTGCCGGACGCCTTCGACTTCTCGTACGCCTTCTCCGAGGCCGTCACGAAGGCCCGGTACTTCATGTTCTTGACCGCCGCGTCGAACTCCGCGTCGCGCAGGCCCGGGACCAGGGACGCCATGCGGAGAAGGAAGTCGTCCGTGTAGCCGTCGACCGACTCCTCGGGCTGATGGGCGAAGAGCACATCGTGGTACTCCGCGAACTTCCGCTTCTCCAGCGCCGCGCGCAGGGCGTTGGCCGCGCGCTTGGAGCCCTGGCCGCCCAGGCGGTCGTCGAGGAACGAGGCGAGCGTGTACTCGGTGCGGTACAGGCCCTTCTTCGTGAGCCTGCGCAGCACCGGTGCGCCGCTCTCGGGGTCCTCGAAGTCCTTGCAGACCGGGCAGCGCATGTCCTCGTACACCTGCACGGGCGTGCTGCCGGTCCGGCCGACGACGATCGTGGTGCCGTCCTTGCCGAGCCGCTCCGGGAGCTGCGCGGAACTCGTGCCCGCCTTGCTTTCCTCGATCGGGCTGCCGGTGCATCCCGTCGCCAGTGCCGCGGTCAGAGCTATGCCTGCCGCAGCCCTTCTGAACTGCATTGATCTTCCCCTCCCCTGGGTACGGGGAGGACCCTATGCGATCCCTGTGAGGAGGGTGCGGGCAATTCCCGCCGCGAACTCGTCGAGGGGCTGCGGGGGGACTCCGCCCTCGGACATCTCGTAGGCGAAGGCGCGCTGGGCGCAGGCTCCCAGGAGGAGGGAGGCGGCTGCGTAGGTGTCGGCTTCGGGGGTGAGGCGGCCTGCCTGCTGTTCGGCGCGGAGGTAGGCGTCGAGGCGGCGGATGGGCATGTGCGGGCCGGCGCCGATCGCGCGCATGGCGTCGTCGTGGCGCTGTTTGAGGCGGGGTTCGGCGTAGAGCGAGGCGGCGATCGGGAAGCTTTCCGCGTAGAAGAGGGCCGCCTGGCGGGCGATGGTGACGAGGTTCTCCTCGACGCTGTGCCCGCCGGGGCTCTCGACCAGGGTGTTCAGGAGGGGGGCCAGTTTGGGCAGGCGTTCGCTGAGGACCGTGACGAAGAGGTCTTCCTTACTCGGGAAGTACTTGTAGAGCGCCGCCTCGGAGCAGCCCGCCGCCTTGGCGATCTCCTTGGTGGTGGTGCGGGCGAGGCCGGCGGTGCGCATGAGTTCGTGAGCGGCGTCGACGATGCGGACGCGGGCCGGCTTCTGCTGCATGGAGTGACCAACCAAGGTTGACGAGTGGGTGAGCGTTTACTCACTATAGGGGTGAGTGAACACTTACCCACCCGAGAGGACGTGCCATGAAGCTCACCGTTTTCGGAGCGACCGGCGGCATCGGCCAGGAGATCGTCAAGCAGGCGCTGGCGGCAGGTCACCAGGTCACGGCGGTGGTGAGGGATCCGGCCCGGCTCCCGGTCCCACTGTCGGAGGTGCAGGTCGTCACGTCCGACCTCGACGACGCCGAGGAGCTGCGGGCCGCCGTGGCCGGGCGCGATGCGGTGCTCTCGGGGCTGGGAGCGCGCAAGCGGTCGGACGCGGGGGTGGCGGCCCGGCTGACCCGGCCGGTGCTGCAGGCCATGGAGGCGGAGGGCACACGGCGGCTGCTCGTGGTGAGCGCGGGGCCGCTGGGTCCGGCCCCCCAGGGTCAGCCGCTCGTCGACCGCGCGATGCTGTCGGTGGTCAACTCGGCTCTGCGCCCGGTCTACGCCGACCTGCGCGCGATGGAGGACGCACTGGCCCAGTCGGCCACCGACTGGACGTCCGTACGGCCCCCGAGGCTCACGAACAAGCCGGTGAGCGGCGTCTACCGGACGGTGGTCGGCGGAAATCCGAGCCGTGGCAGGACCGTCGCGCGCGCCGATGTCGCGCACGCGATGCTGGCGATGATCGACGACCCGGCGACCGTGAAGCAGGGCGTGGGCGTCGCGTACTAGTTGCGGAGCAACTAGTCAGGCGCACGGTCCCGGCCCGTCGTCCAGCGGGCGGAAGGTGGCCGTGCGGCCTCCGAGGTAGGAGACCTCGGCGATGTCGGGGGCGAGCAGCTGGACCGTGCCGGGCGGGGACGGTTTCCAGGCGTCCTTCGGTGTCTTCTCGTCGGAGGCCCACCAGCGGCCGCCGAGGCGGACGACGTCCGGGCCCTTGCCGCACGAAGGGCCGCCGCCCAGCTGCAGCGGGTACAGCACGCCTGCCTTCGGTTTCTCCACATCCGATTCCAGCCGGTCCAGACAGCCCGGGGCTACGGCATCAACATCGGCCTGATCCGCCGGGTGGAACGTCATCCAGGGGACACCGGAGACTCCCCCGAAGCGCAGGGTGTCCTTCGACCGGAGCGTCATGGGCCGCGTCAGATAGGGCCCGGCGAGCTGAATCGCCCAGGTGGAGTGGGGCGGGGCGGTCCACAGGCGCCCGTCGAAGAGGGCGACCCGCAGATCACAGACCCCGGGCAGCGCATACGTGTACTTCTCGCCGATCACCGCGCCGGAAGGTGTCCGTACGGCTGCGGTCGAGGCTCGCGAGGATCCGTCCCCGCCCTCCCCTCCCGCAAGGTTCAGCCCCAGTGCCGACCCGCCGAGCGCAACCAGCGCCGTCGCACAGGCCGCCACTGTCGCCCGTCGCCGTCCGCGCGTACGGCGGCCGCGGGCCATCAGGGCCGGGGCGGCCACCGGTGGTGCGGGGCCGTCCGACGCGGCCAGATCGTGCAGCGCCTGGCGCAGCAGTTCCTCGTCCTCTTCCGCGTGGTCCCTGTCGCTCACCGCGCGCCCCTTCCCGCGTAGCCGGTCAGCGCACCTGTGGCGCGCAGTCGTTCCAGGGCCCGGTTGGTACGGCTCTTGACCGTCCCGGGCGAACAGCCGAGCAGCTCGGCCGTCTGTTCCACCGACAGGTCCTCGTAGAAGCGGAGCACCAGCACCGCCCGTTGGGCGCGGGGCAGGGAGGTGAGGGCGCGCCGGAGCTCGATGCGGGTGTCCGTGCCGCCCGTCGCGTCGTCGGCTCCGTCGGGCCGCTCCCCCTGGAGCGCGTGCGGCACCTCGCGGTGCCAGCTGCGGCGGCGCCAGGTGGCGTACAGATTGACGACCACCTTGCGCGCGTACGCCTGTGGGGACTCCCAGGCCGCCGAGCGCCCCCAGTGCAGATAGACGCGGACCAGAGCGGCCTGGACCAGGTCCTCGGCGGTGTGCCGGTCCCCCGTCAGCAGGCGGGCCGTGCGCAGCAGCGAGGGGTACGCGGACGCGGTGAACTCCGTGAAATCGGCATCGCGCGCGGGCGGGCCTGTCTCCACCTGTGTCCCCCCTCGACGAGCACCCTGTCACTCACTCGACAACCGGGGGTGCCCGGTGGGTTCCACCGGGTTTCAGAGGCTGACGCCGACCGTCACCGGTTCGTTGACGAGAGTGACTCCGAAGGCCTCCTGGACGCCCGCGACGACCTCGCGGGCGAGCGCGAGGAGGTCTTCGGTCGTGGCACTCCCCCGGTTGGTGAGGGCGAGGGTGTGCTTGGTGGAGATCCGGGCCGGGCCCGTCCCGTACCCCTTGGTGAAGCCCGCCTTGTCGATCAGCCAGGCCGCCGATGTCTTGGTCAGGCCCTCCCCCGCCGGGTACGCGGGCGGGACGACATCGGAGCCGAGCCGCGCATGCGCCCTGGTCAGGAAGGTCTCGTACTCCTGCGCCGTGAGGATCGGGTTGGTGAAGAAGGAGCCTGCGGACCAGGTGTCGTGGTCCTCGGGGTCCAGCACCATGCCCTTGCCCGCGCGCAGCTTCAGCACCGTCTCGCGGGCCTGTGCCGCCGGGACGCGGTCGCCGGCCTCGACGCCGAGGGCGCGGGCGGTTTCCGGGTACTTGATGGGCGCCGAGAGGCCGTCCGCGTCCTCCAGCTCGAAGCGGACGCGCAGGACGACGTAGCGGTCCGGGTCCTGCTTGAAGCGGCTGTGGCGGTACGAGAAGTGGCAGTCGGCGGCGGGGACGGTGACCGTCTCGGCGGCCTCGCGGTCGTACGCGACGACCTCGGTGATCGTGGAGGAGACCTCCTGGCCGTACGCGCCGACGTTCTGGATCGGGGTCGCTCCGGCGGAGCCGGGGATTCCGGCGAGGCACTCGATACCGGCCAGGCCTGCCTCGACCGTGCGGGCGACGGCGTCCGACCAGATCTCGCCGGCCGCCAACTCGAGCTTCGTACCGGAGAGTTCGAAGCCCCGGGTCGCGATGCGCAGCGCCGTACCACTGAACCCCCCGTCGCCGATGACCAGGTTGGAGCCACCGCCGATGACGAGGAGGGGCGTGCCTGCGGCGTCGGCGGCGCGGACCGCTTCGATCACCTCGGCGTCGGTCTCCGCCGTGATCAGCCGGGTGGCGGGGCCGCCCAGGCGGAAGGTGGTCAGGGGGGCGAGGGGGGCTTCGTGGAGTTCCTGCACGGGTTCAGCCTACGAGACCGCATGCGGACGGCCCCGCCTGTGTGGGCGGGGCCGTCGGCTGGGGTTCCGGATCAGACCGTGGCGAGCTCGCGCTCCTGGACAGGCGTCTCCTCGGTCACGGACTTCGTGCGGCGCGGGATCATCAGGGCGACGAGGGCCGCGAGGGCGACCGTTGCGGCGCCGATCCACAGGGCGGGGACGGTGCCGTCGGTGAACAGCTGCGGGGGCCCGTAGCCGCCCTGGGAGGCGAAGACCGCGCCCAGGATGGCGACTCCGAGCGATCCGCCGACCTCGCGCAGGGCGTTGTTGGCGCCGGAGGCGATGCCCTGCTCGGCGGGGCGGACGCTGGACATGACCACGCTGGCCGCGGGGGCGAAGTAGAGCGCCATGCCGATGCCGCTGAGGATCAGGGCCGGGAGCTGGGCGGCGTACGAGACGTCGGGGCTCAGGACCGCCGCGAAGAGGCCGAGGCCGATCGCCTGGAGGGCGAGACCGGCGACGACGACCGGGCGGCCGCCGATGCGGTCCGAGAGGATCCCGGCGAACGGCGCGACGATCAGCGGCATTCCGGTCCAGGGGAGCATCCGCAGACCGGCCTCGGTGGGCGAGTAGCCGGAGACGCCCTGGAAGAACTGGCTGAGCAGGAAGATCGAGCCGAACATCCCCAGGAACATCAGCATGGCGGCGATGTTGATCCCGAAGAAGGCGCGGTTACGGAAGAGCCGCATGGGGAGCATGGGGTTCTTGTGGGTGAAGCCGTGGTGGACGAAGCCGGCCAGGAGTGCGGCACCCGCGAAGAGGCTGATGAGGATGGTGGGTGAAGTCCAGCCGTCGGTCTGGCCGTTGACCAGTCCGTAGACGATGCCGAAGAGACCGCCGCTGACGAGGAGCGTGCCGGGGATGTCGAGGCGGGCGTTGGGTGCGAACGACTCCGCGAGGCGGAGGCGGGCGAGGGGCAGCAGAGCCAGGCCGACCGGGACGTTCAGCCAGAAGATCCACTCCCAGGAGAAGTGCTCGGTGAGGCTGCCGCCGATCAGCGGGCCGCTGGCGACCGCGAGGCCGGTGACGGCGGAGAAGATGCCGAGCGCGGCGCCCCGCTTGGCGGCCGGGACGGCTGCGGTGAGCAGGGTGAGAGTCAGCGGCATCATGATCGCGGCGCCTACGCCCTGGACGGCGCGGGCGGCGACCAGGGAGTTGATGCCGGGGGCCATGGCCGCCGCGGCGGAGGCGAGGGTGAAGACCGTGAGACCGGTGATGAAGAGCTTGCGGCGGCCGAACCGGTCGCCGAGGGCCGCGCCGAACATCAGCAGGACCGCGAAGGTGAGCGTGTACGCGTTCACCGTCCACTGCAGGTCGGAGAGTTTGCCGCCCAGGTCCTCGCGGATGGAGGGCAGGGCGGTCGTGACGACGAGGTTGTCGAGTGCCGCCATGAAGCCTGCGACGCTGGTGATGATCAGGGCCCAGGTGGCGCCCCCGCGCCCTCCTGCTGCTTGCTCGTTCATTGCTCCCCCTCGGGATTAGTTATCAATGACTAACTTTGCCGGGCATGAAACGGGACGCGCAGGTGGAACACGGAACTCATTCGCGGCCGAGCCGCACCGACTCGTGGAAGCAGATCCAGGTGCGGTGTCCGGGCCCGAAGCCCAAGGACACCAGGGTGTTGATGAGCATGCCGCCCCCGAAGAACTGCGTGGTCTCGGCGGGATCGGCGCCGAGCGCGAGATGGACCGTGTCGTACAGCTCCGACCAGGCCGCCCTGATCGACTCACCGAACTCGTGGTCGCCGGCGACCTCGGCCGAGGCCACGGCGACGTACATCTGCATCTGCATGAGCAGCTTGTCCGGGTCCTTGGCGATGAGGGTTTCGTACGCCTCGCCCATGACGTGCCTGGCGTCCTCGACCTCGACCCCCTCGGCCGCCTTGCTGAACAGCTCGGCGATCTCCTGACAGCAACGGACCGACGCGGCAAGGAAGATGGCCTGCTTGTTCGGGAAGAGCCGGAAGAGATACGGCTGCGAGACACCGACCCGCTTGGCGATCGCCTCCGTGGAGGTGCCGTGGTAGCCGCCGCGGGCGAATTCCGTCACCGCCGCGCGGATGACGCTCTCGCGCCTCTCGTCTGCGCTCATCCTGACCATGCGAGTAAGTTAGTGGCCAATCACTATCTAAGTCAAGGGGTGAAACGGGTAAGGGGCGTCCGCCATTGCGGACGCCCCTTACCCATGACGCTTCTCAGGCGAGGCGGACGACGGCGCGGGACATGCCGAGCACCTTCTGACCTGCACTCATCGCCGTCAGGTCGACGCGCACCGTACGGGCGTCGTCGTCCAGCTTGGCCGCGACCTTGGCGCTGACCTCGATCAGCGCACCCGTCTCGTCGTTGGGGACCACGACGGGCTTCGTGAAGCGCACGCCGTACTCCACGACCGCCGCCGGGTCGCCCGCCCAGTCGGTGACCACACGGATCGCCTCGGCCATGGTGAACATGCCGTGTGCGATCACGTCGGGCAGCCCGACGCCGACCGCGAACTTCTCGTTCCAGTGGATCGGGTTGAAGTCGCCGGAGGCGCCCGCGTACTGCACCAGCGTGGCGCGCGTCACCGGGAAGGACGCCGCCGGCAGCTCGCTGCCGACCTCGACGTCCGCGTAAGAGATCTTCGCCGTCATCGCGTCACACTCCCTCTGCCGCGCGGGACACGAGCTTGGTCCAGGCGGTCACGACGTGCTCGCCGGACTCGTCGTGGACCTCGCCGCGGATGTCCAGGATGTCGTTGCCCGCCATCGACTTGATCGCCTCGATGGTCGAGGTGACCGTCAGCCGGTCCCCCGCCCGCACCGGACGCTTGTAAGCGAACTTCTGATCGCCGTGCACCACCCGGCTGTAATCCAGACCCAGTTGCGGATCTTCGATCACCGCACCTGCGGCCTTGAAAGTGATCGCAAACACAAAAGTCGGCGGAGCGATCACATCGGAATGACCGAGCGCCTTGGCGGCATCCGGATCCGTGTACGCGGGATTGGCGTCACCCACAGCCACCGCGAACTCGCGGATCTTCTCCCGGCCGACCTCGTACGGAGCGGTGGGCGGATAGGTCCGCCCCACGAAGGACTGGTCGAGCGCCATGACTCGCTACCTCCTGATGTGAAAGTGCCTGAACCTGCAAACGACGCAAGGCCGCCCCCCGAGGGGGACGGCCTTGCCATACGAGCCTGAGTGTCAGCGCGTCTCGCGGTGAGCTGTGTGCGAGTTGCAGCGCGGGCAGTGCTTCTTCATCTCAAGACGGTCCGGGTTGTTACGCCGGTTCTTCTTGGTGATGTAGTTCCGCTCCTTGCACTCCACGCAGGCCAGCGTGATCTTCGGGCGGACGTCGGTGGCAGCCACGTGAGTGCTCCTGAGACGGTCGTTGGACGGATGAACGCAAAAAAGAGTAGCCGATCGAAGGACCGACCCCACAATCGGCTACTGTGTGTAGCGGTGACCGGACTTGAACCGGTGACACAGCGATTATGAGCCGCTT
The sequence above is drawn from the Streptomyces sp. NBC_01465 genome and encodes:
- a CDS encoding SigE family RNA polymerase sigma factor, which produces METGPPARDADFTEFTASAYPSLLRTARLLTGDRHTAEDLVQAALVRVYLHWGRSAAWESPQAYARKVVVNLYATWRRRSWHREVPHALQGERPDGADDATGGTDTRIELRRALTSLPRAQRAVLVLRFYEDLSVEQTAELLGCSPGTVKSRTNRALERLRATGALTGYAGRGAR
- a CDS encoding MFS transporter, producing the protein MNEQAAGGRGGATWALIITSVAGFMAALDNLVVTTALPSIREDLGGKLSDLQWTVNAYTLTFAVLLMFGAALGDRFGRRKLFITGLTVFTLASAAAAMAPGINSLVAARAVQGVGAAIMMPLTLTLLTAAVPAAKRGAALGIFSAVTGLAVASGPLIGGSLTEHFSWEWIFWLNVPVGLALLPLARLRLAESFAPNARLDIPGTLLVSGGLFGIVYGLVNGQTDGWTSPTILISLFAGAALLAGFVHHGFTHKNPMLPMRLFRNRAFFGINIAAMLMFLGMFGSIFLLSQFFQGVSGYSPTEAGLRMLPWTGMPLIVAPFAGILSDRIGGRPVVVAGLALQAIGLGLFAAVLSPDVSYAAQLPALILSGIGMALYFAPAASVVMSSVRPAEQGIASGANNALREVGGSLGVAILGAVFASQGGYGPPQLFTDGTVPALWIGAATVALAALVALMIPRRTKSVTEETPVQERELATV
- a CDS encoding NAD(P)-dependent oxidoreductase, coding for MKLTVFGATGGIGQEIVKQALAAGHQVTAVVRDPARLPVPLSEVQVVTSDLDDAEELRAAVAGRDAVLSGLGARKRSDAGVAARLTRPVLQAMEAEGTRRLLVVSAGPLGPAPQGQPLVDRAMLSVVNSALRPVYADLRAMEDALAQSATDWTSVRPPRLTNKPVSGVYRTVVGGNPSRGRTVARADVAHAMLAMIDDPATVKQGVGVAY
- the rpmG gene encoding 50S ribosomal protein L33, which produces MAATDVRPKITLACVECKERNYITKKNRRNNPDRLEMKKHCPRCNSHTAHRETR
- a CDS encoding MaoC family dehydratase N-terminal domain-containing protein, with protein sequence MALDQSFVGRTYPPTAPYEVGREKIREFAVAVGDANPAYTDPDAAKALGHSDVIAPPTFVFAITFKAAGAVIEDPQLGLDYSRVVHGDQKFAYKRPVRAGDRLTVTSTIEAIKSMAGNDILDIRGEVHDESGEHVVTAWTKLVSRAAEGV
- a CDS encoding TetR/AcrR family transcriptional regulator: MVRMSADERRESVIRAAVTEFARGGYHGTSTEAIAKRVGVSQPYLFRLFPNKQAIFLAASVRCCQEIAELFSKAAEGVEVEDARHVMGEAYETLIAKDPDKLLMQMQMYVAVASAEVAGDHEFGESIRAAWSELYDTVHLALGADPAETTQFFGGGMLINTLVSLGFGPGHRTWICFHESVRLGRE
- a CDS encoding MaoC family dehydratase, with product MTAKISYADVEVGSELPAASFPVTRATLVQYAGASGDFNPIHWNEKFAVGVGLPDVIAHGMFTMAEAIRVVTDWAGDPAAVVEYGVRFTKPVVVPNDETGALIEVSAKVAAKLDDDARTVRVDLTAMSAGQKVLGMSRAVVRLA
- a CDS encoding UDP-N-acetylmuramate dehydrogenase yields the protein MQELHEAPLAPLTTFRLGGPATRLITAETDAEVIEAVRAADAAGTPLLVIGGGSNLVIGDGGFSGTALRIATRGFELSGTKLELAAGEIWSDAVARTVEAGLAGIECLAGIPGSAGATPIQNVGAYGQEVSSTITEVVAYDREAAETVTVPAADCHFSYRHSRFKQDPDRYVVLRVRFELEDADGLSAPIKYPETARALGVEAGDRVPAAQARETVLKLRAGKGMVLDPEDHDTWSAGSFFTNPILTAQEYETFLTRAHARLGSDVVPPAYPAGEGLTKTSAAWLIDKAGFTKGYGTGPARISTKHTLALTNRGSATTEDLLALAREVVAGVQEAFGVTLVNEPVTVGVSL